GAGCACCGGCAGGCCCTCGGGGGTGGCGCCGAAGTCGACCACCTTCACCAGCAGCTTCAAAAACGGCCGCACCGTGCCGAAACGGGTGACCAGCTGGGCCCGCCACGCCTCGTCGGCGTCGGAGTCCAGCGGCGGCGCCAGCTCGAACAGCGCGGCGATCGCGGCGGCCAGCTCGTGCCTCGGCACCACCTGCTCGATCCGCTCCCACATCGCCTCCAGCGCGGCGACCTCCGGCCCGGTGACCTCGCCGGTGTCGGTGTCGACCTGCTCGGAGGTGGTGTCGAACACGACCTTGAACGCCGTGGCGAGCCTGATCCCGGCTCGCTCGACCCGAGGGAGCGTCTTCATCTTCGCCTTGACCGTCTCCCGCTCCGCGCGGGCCAGCAGCTTCGTGGCGATCAGGACCTCCAGCAGGTCCAGGGCGTCATCGACGGCCCGGGTCGTCAGGTAGGAGACCGTGGCCAGCAGCGTCGCCAGCCGACGCGAGTCGCCGTGCCGCCGCAGCAGCGACGCCTTACCATCCAGGCCGTAGCGGGACAACCCGGCCAGCCGCCGCGGGGGTATCGCCGAGACGTCCACCTCGCCCATGCCCAGGTCGGCGATCTCCTCAGCCCGCTGAAGGGCCCACTTCATCTGCGGGCCGGAGATCCGCACCGGCCCGCGCCGAAGCCGGTCCAGCTCCGAGATCCGCTGCCCGGGCGGGACGGTCAGCAGCGAGTCCGGCACCGCCCGCTGCCCAACGTTCAGCAGCCCGTACAAGGTGTCCCACAGCCGCTGGTTGGCCACCTCCCGCACCGAGGCGACCAGCCGCGCCAGCGTGGTCACGCCGGGCAGCAGCACCCGCCGCTCGCGCAACCACCCGGCCGCCGCGTCGAACAGCGCCTTCGGCCCCTCCCCGGTCGTCCAGGCCCGCGCGTCCACCCACGCACGCAGCTCGGCCTCCGCCTCCGAGAAGTCCTTGTACTCCAGGACCCGCCGCAGCTCACGCACGTGCTCCAGGCGGGTGTTCTCCCGCTCGCCATACGCCTTGAGCACCAAGGGATCGGCGACGTCCAACTGCTCGGCAAGGTAGTCAGCCACCTCCGCTGGCACGTCGGTCGGATCGTCCAGGAACACCCCCAGATACCGGACCGTGCACAGCTGCACCGCGAAGCCGAGCCGGTTGTGCGCCCGCCGCTTCCCCTCGATCAGCTCCCGATCCGCGTCGTCCAGGAAGAAGAAACGCTCCAGCTCAGCGCGGGACGGCGCCCCGCGATACGCCGCGTACCCAGCGGCCTGCTCATCCGTCAGAAACTCGACCGGCACCCCGGACCTCCAGACAGTCGATCAACACGACTGCCGAAGGTTCAACCCCCGCAGAACCCCAGGTCAAAGCCCTCCCGACCGTCGGGAGGGCTTAGCGCCGGTTTTCGTTCCGATGTTCCTCAACCCCCGAACCGCCGCCGAGGCCGGCACCCGGGTCGTGCTCAACCTCGCCCCGCCCGCCTCCCTGCCGCCCGACGTGCTCGCCCTTGCCGACCCGCTCGTCGTCAACGAGCACGAGGCCCGGTTCTTGCTCGACGCGGCCGGTGAGGAGCCCGGCACCTCCCTCGCCGCGCAGGTCCGGCAACTGCTCACGCTCGGCGTTCCCTCGGTGGTCATCACCCTGGGCGCGGCCGGCGCCGTCGCCGCTGACGCCCGCGGGCACCGGCACGTGCCCAGCCCCCGCGTCAAGGCCGTCGACACCACCGGTGCTGGGGACGCGTTCACCGGGGCGCTCGCCTGGCGGCTCGCCCGCGGCGACGATCTGCCGGACGCCGTCGGGTTCGCAGTCCGCGTCGGCGCGGCCGCCGTCCGCGCACCAGGCGCGCAAAGCTCGTTCCCCACCCTGGAGGAGGTCAGCCGCCTGTGCGGCCCGGCGTCCGGTGGCACTGACCGCCTATCGTGGACCGTCGATGAAAGCTGACGACATCCTCGACCGAGCCTCCGCCAAGCAGTACGCCAGTTGGTTCAGGGCGCTCGCCGACCCGACCCGCATCCAAATCCTCGCCCTGCTCGCTCACGCCCGCAGACCCATGACTGTGGGGGAGATCGTCGAGGCCGTCCCCGTCGTCCAGTCGACCGTCTCCCACCACCTGAAGATCCTGTCCAAGGCCCGGTTCGTGCTTGCCGAACCACACGGCGCCAGCAACCGCTACCGCCTCAACGAGGCGCACGTCCGCCACCTCCCAACCGCCGCCGATGTCGTGATGGGCAAGCGCATCGAACTGTGACGGTGCTGGCCCACCCCCTGACCCAGCATCCCTCGCCGCTCACACGGTGCGGCCCGGGTCCAGACCGGACCCGGGCCGCACCAGTCGGCGTCAGCTCCTCATGAGCCCAGCAGGTTCGGCAGGGCCCGCATCGCCTCAGGCGGCACCGCGACGCTGATCTCGCTGCCCGGGTTCAAGGTCAGCGGCAACGGGTCCGCCGGCCAGTGCGCCCCCAGCTCCGCGCCCCCGACCGCGACGACATCCTGGCCAGCCAGACCCGCCTCGGCGAGCCGCTCCGTCGACGTGAACGCCGGAATGAACTGCTGCCCGTCCTGCTCCTGCATGATCGGCAGCACCGTCTGCTCTCCATGCCCCTCCGGCTGGGGGAGCAGTACCTCCGAGCCGGCCAGCGCCTGAAGGAATTCCAAGTGGTCGCCCCCGTCGACGAGCCTGGCCAGCGCCGCTTCCATCGAGTTCTGCAGCCCCTCGGGGCCCGTCTCACTCATAACAGACCTTCCCAAGTCGGGTACGCCATAGCACGGCGGACGCACCGCCGCTCGAACCCCGCTTACCCAAGCACCGCCGGACCCAACCAGACTTTCTGGTCATGTCACACCGGTCAGCGATCCAGCAGGCCTGATCCACCACAGGGTCAGCGAACCGGTCGAAGTGATCGTTGTGCTGGTCCCCGCCGGCTTGCCGGCGGGGACCAGCACAACGAGGCTCCCGGGGACGACTGTGACATCTCACACAGCACGCTCGCGCCGGTCGCCGGCGTCCCCAGCCGCCACCGGGCTCGACCCGATCGCTGCCGCCCATGTCGAGGGGGATGGGCGCCGGTCACCAACGCCGCGTAGGCGGCGACTCGCAGTACCCACCGGTTGAGCCCGAGCACCAGTCCGCCGGAGGACCATGGCCGTTCGGCAGCCGAACCGGGACCAATGGCCCTACGGCCCGTGCGGTCCGCCGGGCGAACCTGGATCACGCACCCGCCGGTGTCCGTACCGGCACCGAACCCCGAG
This window of the Carbonactinospora thermoautotrophica genome carries:
- a CDS encoding PfkB family carbohydrate kinase — translated: MFLNPRTAAEAGTRVVLNLAPPASLPPDVLALADPLVVNEHEARFLLDAAGEEPGTSLAAQVRQLLTLGVPSVVITLGAAGAVAADARGHRHVPSPRVKAVDTTGAGDAFTGALAWRLARGDDLPDAVGFAVRVGAAAVRAPGAQSSFPTLEEVSRLCGPASGGTDRLSWTVDES
- a CDS encoding ArsR/SmtB family transcription factor codes for the protein MKADDILDRASAKQYASWFRALADPTRIQILALLAHARRPMTVGEIVEAVPVVQSTVSHHLKILSKARFVLAEPHGASNRYRLNEAHVRHLPTAADVVMGKRIEL
- a CDS encoding SseB family protein, which produces MSETGPEGLQNSMEAALARLVDGGDHLEFLQALAGSEVLLPQPEGHGEQTVLPIMQEQDGQQFIPAFTSTERLAEAGLAGQDVVAVGGAELGAHWPADPLPLTLNPGSEISVAVPPEAMRALPNLLGS